A single genomic interval of Rosistilla ulvae harbors:
- a CDS encoding 3-keto-disaccharide hydrolase encodes MRYSPLRSVASLPRLALFACIFSLSAALTVADESPNSDWIDLKLQRDTVWEPCNFGGDGEVEFSENQAVLEMGDPLTGIRLVKEFPKDGYEIQFEASRLEGFDFFVGLTFPVAESHCSLILGGWSGAVIGLSNINGADASNNPTTREGDFDNNRWYRVRVRVAPDRITAWVDDKQWVDQTRQGVEFGIRGEMDPSTPVGIATYQCKVAYRKIQYRRLNSGEVKPSNKPQPTDSKSK; translated from the coding sequence ATGCGATATTCCCCTCTCCGCTCGGTCGCTTCGCTGCCACGACTCGCTCTGTTCGCTTGTATCTTCAGCCTATCGGCCGCGCTGACGGTTGCCGACGAATCGCCCAACAGCGATTGGATCGATCTGAAATTGCAGCGTGATACGGTTTGGGAGCCCTGCAATTTTGGAGGCGATGGAGAGGTCGAGTTCTCCGAAAACCAGGCGGTCCTCGAGATGGGCGATCCGCTGACTGGGATCCGATTGGTCAAAGAGTTTCCCAAAGATGGCTACGAGATCCAGTTTGAAGCTTCGCGTTTGGAAGGCTTTGACTTTTTTGTCGGCCTGACTTTTCCCGTCGCCGAATCGCACTGCAGCTTGATCCTGGGCGGTTGGTCGGGAGCCGTGATCGGACTCTCGAACATCAACGGCGCCGACGCTTCGAACAACCCCACGACGCGCGAGGGGGATTTTGACAACAATCGTTGGTACCGTGTCCGCGTTCGAGTCGCCCCCGATCGGATCACAGCTTGGGTCGACGACAAGCAGTGGGTCGATCAGACGCGGCAGGGTGTTGAGTTTGGGATTCGGGGGGAGATGGATCCGTCGACGCCGGTGGGGATCGCGACCTATCAATGCAAAGTCGCTTACCGAAAGATTCAATATCGACGGCTGAACTCAGGCGAAGTAAAACCCTCCAACAAACCACAGCCGACCGATTCGAAGAGCAAGTAG
- a CDS encoding protein kinase domain-containing protein, with product MSEKPKSRPKSDVTQDLDAASAHDPHESDFSVAEDNQELPLPIDIGDYTLTRLIGSGGMGRVYHAMHRPMQRTVALKTLPPSRMQNQKAVERFYTEVRAAARLMHPNIVTAFDAGHKGDQHYLAMEYVEGATLTQIVRESGPLELSLAVDLIRQAATGLQHAHRAGIVHRDVKPSNLMLTPDEVVKVLDLGLATIGSETGTHGRRGRLVGTIEYMAPEQIEDASNPDRRNDIYSLGATFFFLLTGRTLYQGGILEQARAHRDEPLPDLFALRPDVDVRLDQVLRRMLAKRLDGRYSSLAEVLEDLDEWSAGATLSDWTDTGARLTLPSEQLTDGVEPTTAVGRSSVLGLDVGMFYVAAAMAEAGQPIRMGNAGSNQQPLLQSAVATTREEQTIFGGDAIQLRTKTPHRLAHCVQLYLGTTKLDRHIGDRQCPPEVAIGMIMRHAARNAWQLKGRPAVVAVTVPACYDQARRRSTMQAAQVAGFDSIRLIDRPLAAAQSQLIEEHAALPPPKPSEVCYWLVASVTGLAMEISVVRHVGGRLQLLSSVGDWNLGLLTWQQRVVDLAATDCLRRLRLDPRKELKDAVSLQLACEKALRQLSIKPQADLDFRLQGRAATVTLKRATFGAACSDLLVHLNGMIGQALHDSGIDPTQLSNCLTVGMLTRMPQITEVLHGRIGSQVPIIAVDRPALAAGAASAVMGELPGQTHVFPAPHSCCSHDLGLLIRDGKRMRPRTVPVLTRSTKLPARKTRRLLQPQPGQRPALTLIESAGWQGDAWRSLGNFHLPEHSSETPLEAVLEVDANGLLKVGVHDPNTGHVQRVPPLPQPMIDEADLPTWRAWVDKTMR from the coding sequence ATGTCTGAAAAACCAAAATCAAGGCCGAAATCTGACGTTACGCAGGACCTTGATGCGGCCAGCGCTCACGATCCGCACGAATCGGATTTCTCTGTCGCGGAGGACAATCAGGAACTTCCGCTTCCGATCGACATCGGCGATTACACCCTCACACGGTTGATCGGTTCCGGAGGAATGGGGCGTGTCTACCACGCGATGCATCGGCCGATGCAACGGACGGTGGCGTTAAAGACTCTGCCGCCGAGCCGGATGCAGAACCAGAAAGCTGTCGAGCGGTTTTATACCGAAGTCCGCGCCGCCGCCCGTTTGATGCATCCCAACATCGTGACGGCATTTGACGCTGGGCACAAAGGCGATCAGCACTATCTGGCGATGGAGTATGTCGAAGGGGCGACGTTAACGCAGATCGTCCGCGAATCGGGACCGTTGGAACTTTCCCTCGCCGTCGACCTGATTCGCCAAGCGGCCACCGGTTTGCAGCACGCTCACCGGGCGGGGATTGTCCATCGCGATGTCAAACCGAGCAATCTGATGCTGACGCCCGACGAGGTCGTTAAAGTGCTGGACCTCGGGCTGGCAACGATCGGTTCGGAAACGGGCACTCACGGCCGACGGGGGCGGTTGGTCGGAACGATCGAATACATGGCTCCCGAACAGATCGAAGACGCTTCGAACCCCGATCGTCGAAACGACATCTACAGCCTTGGGGCGACCTTCTTCTTTCTGTTGACGGGGCGGACGCTGTATCAAGGCGGGATTTTGGAACAGGCGCGGGCGCACCGCGACGAACCGCTTCCCGATCTCTTCGCGCTGCGACCCGATGTCGACGTGCGATTGGACCAAGTGCTTCGACGGATGTTGGCCAAACGGCTCGACGGACGCTACAGCTCGCTGGCCGAAGTGCTCGAAGATCTCGACGAATGGTCCGCCGGGGCGACGCTTTCGGATTGGACCGACACCGGAGCGCGGCTGACGTTGCCCAGCGAACAATTGACCGATGGCGTCGAACCGACCACGGCCGTCGGGCGTTCGAGCGTGTTGGGGTTGGATGTGGGGATGTTTTATGTCGCTGCCGCGATGGCCGAAGCGGGGCAACCAATTCGAATGGGAAATGCCGGCAGCAACCAGCAACCGCTGCTGCAGTCCGCCGTGGCGACAACCCGCGAGGAACAGACGATCTTTGGGGGGGACGCGATCCAGTTGCGAACCAAGACGCCGCACCGCTTGGCCCATTGCGTGCAGCTGTATCTGGGGACGACAAAATTGGATCGCCACATCGGCGATCGCCAGTGCCCTCCCGAGGTAGCGATCGGGATGATCATGCGGCATGCAGCCCGCAACGCTTGGCAATTGAAAGGCCGCCCCGCCGTCGTGGCTGTTACCGTCCCGGCCTGTTACGACCAGGCGCGGCGACGCAGCACGATGCAAGCGGCGCAGGTTGCCGGCTTCGATTCGATCCGCTTGATCGATCGCCCGCTGGCGGCGGCGCAGAGCCAGTTGATCGAAGAGCATGCGGCCCTACCGCCGCCGAAACCATCGGAGGTTTGTTATTGGTTGGTCGCCTCGGTAACAGGGTTGGCGATGGAGATCTCGGTCGTTCGACATGTTGGTGGGCGATTGCAGTTGTTATCCAGTGTCGGCGATTGGAATCTCGGCCTGCTGACGTGGCAACAACGGGTGGTCGATTTGGCGGCGACCGATTGTTTGCGTCGGCTGCGACTCGACCCACGCAAAGAACTGAAGGATGCCGTCAGTTTGCAATTGGCGTGCGAGAAGGCGCTGCGTCAGTTGTCGATCAAACCGCAGGCCGACCTCGATTTCCGGCTGCAGGGTCGCGCTGCGACGGTGACACTCAAGCGGGCTACGTTCGGTGCCGCCTGCAGCGACCTGTTGGTCCATCTCAATGGCATGATCGGCCAAGCGCTCCATGATTCGGGGATCGATCCGACCCAGTTGAGCAATTGTTTAACGGTCGGAATGTTGACGCGGATGCCGCAGATCACCGAAGTGCTGCACGGACGAATCGGTTCGCAGGTGCCGATTATCGCCGTCGATCGCCCCGCCTTGGCCGCCGGGGCGGCGTCGGCAGTGATGGGGGAATTGCCGGGACAAACGCACGTCTTTCCCGCGCCTCATTCATGCTGTTCCCACGACCTGGGCCTGCTGATTCGGGATGGCAAACGGATGCGACCGAGAACCGTCCCGGTGTTGACACGATCGACCAAGCTGCCCGCTCGCAAGACCCGTCGCTTGTTACAACCTCAGCCCGGGCAACGCCCTGCGCTGACGCTGATCGAATCGGCCGGTTGGCAGGGAGACGCCTGGCGATCGTTGGGGAATTTCCATCTGCCCGAACACAGTAGCGAAACGCCGTTGGAAGCCGTTTTGGAAGTCGATGCCAACGGATTGCTCAAGGTTGGCGTCCACGACCCCAACACCGGCCACGTGCAACGCGTCCCGCCGCTGCCACAACCGATGATCGACGAAGCTGACCTGCCAACTTGGCGTGCGTGGGTCGACAAGACGATGCGTTAG
- the tadA gene encoding tRNA adenosine(34) deaminase TadA, protein MNDPEFDEHWMGRALELAYAAATADEVPVGAVILNEKRQVIAAAHNQREQLHDPTAHAEMIAITQAAEAIGDWRLEGCTLYVTLEPCPMCAGAILQARVPRVVYGADDPKAGAVRSLYELLSDDRLNHQCAVTSGVLSSRCSGALTDFFAAKRAMGKK, encoded by the coding sequence ATGAACGACCCCGAATTTGATGAGCATTGGATGGGGCGAGCCTTGGAGCTTGCTTATGCCGCCGCAACCGCCGACGAAGTGCCGGTCGGCGCGGTGATCCTGAACGAAAAGCGGCAAGTGATCGCCGCTGCGCACAACCAACGCGAACAACTGCACGATCCGACGGCGCATGCGGAGATGATCGCGATCACTCAAGCCGCCGAAGCGATCGGCGATTGGCGACTGGAGGGTTGCACGCTGTACGTGACGCTGGAACCGTGTCCAATGTGTGCCGGTGCGATCTTGCAAGCTCGCGTGCCACGGGTGGTCTACGGTGCCGACGATCCCAAGGCCGGCGCGGTCCGCAGTCTGTATGAACTGCTTTCCGACGATCGATTGAATCACCAATGTGCGGTCACCTCCGGCGTGCTTAGCTCGCGTTGTTCGGGAGCGTTGACCGATTTTTTTGCCGCGAAACGGGCGATGGGGAAGAAGTAG
- a CDS encoding D-hexose-6-phosphate mutarotase, with protein MIDDLNLQFGIDKKIAFTLGNGDLPKAILLAEDATAEIYLHGAHVTSFHRHGWGEMLWMSDESNFRTDRPIRGGVPICWPWFGQPQPELPQHGFARTSQWEVIETKTHADPSLEIALRLTDSEATRQLWPHPFELTMRVIVGRDLTMQLSCLNTGEEPLDAEAALHTYFHVQDIDAVRVAGLEGRSYIDKLDAMQVKPQAGELTIDREVDRIYLETPDAVTIHDGAERRIEIQKSGSLSTVVWNPWIDKSAAMADFPNDGYRTMVCVETTNAADDVRTIQPGEVHTITQSCRCEPATGPADPAEAIL; from the coding sequence ATGATTGACGACTTAAACCTGCAGTTTGGTATCGATAAAAAAATCGCCTTCACCTTGGGCAACGGCGATCTCCCCAAAGCGATCCTGTTGGCCGAAGACGCAACCGCCGAGATCTATCTGCACGGCGCACATGTCACTTCGTTCCATCGACATGGTTGGGGCGAGATGTTGTGGATGAGCGACGAATCCAACTTTCGGACCGATCGTCCGATCCGCGGAGGCGTGCCGATCTGCTGGCCTTGGTTTGGACAGCCACAACCCGAATTGCCTCAGCACGGCTTTGCCCGCACGTCGCAGTGGGAAGTTATCGAGACGAAGACACACGCCGATCCCAGCTTGGAGATCGCGTTGCGTTTGACCGACAGCGAGGCGACGCGGCAGTTGTGGCCGCACCCGTTTGAACTGACGATGCGAGTGATCGTTGGTCGCGATCTGACGATGCAATTGAGCTGTCTGAACACCGGCGAGGAACCGCTGGATGCCGAGGCGGCGCTGCACACCTATTTCCACGTTCAAGATATCGATGCGGTGCGAGTCGCGGGACTCGAGGGCCGAAGCTACATCGACAAGCTCGATGCGATGCAGGTCAAACCGCAGGCGGGCGAACTGACGATCGATCGCGAGGTCGACCGAATCTATCTCGAAACGCCCGACGCGGTCACGATCCACGACGGAGCCGAGCGACGGATCGAGATCCAAAAATCGGGCAGCCTGTCGACGGTGGTTTGGAATCCGTGGATCGATAAATCGGCGGCGATGGCTGATTTTCCCAACGACGGCTACCGGACGATGGTCTGTGTCGAAACGACCAACGCGGCCGACGACGTCCGCACGATCCAACCGGGCGAAGTCCATACGATCACGCAATCGTGCCGCTGTGAACCGGCAACTGGCCCCGCCGATCCTGCGGAAGCTATATTGTAG
- a CDS encoding MFS transporter has translation MTTSIHTPALRVPQGFFYGYLMVPVASLAQICTAPGQTFAISAFIPAIRDSLQLSEISLTSAYMIGTLLAAFPLMLVGPIADRIGNRATITGIVLLLAGACFFASFVNSFVTLLLAFLALRFLGQGSLSLLSSNTTSMWFRTKLGRVSAIMSIGMAGAFAVIPGWLLASIESYGWRETYRGLGLVVAGIMLPLLAIVYRNRPEDVGQHLDGNRPDEPLPHAEGSRATGSQRTVAIEERSLSLRDAMRQPTFWILMTIMSAWAMIGTGLVFYLFAIGEARGIDKDATAAVFKTFALSMLAMQFSGGFLADRFALHHLLFAGVGLLSLGTLTLFFAQTSPQLHLFGLLFGAGQGITVAVNATVWVRYYGRAHLGKIRGTSWSASVAGSGAGPFLLGWAKDHSGHFEPAIIAFLCILIPLVLLALWVRPPARPDVLAPAAS, from the coding sequence TTGACAACGTCCATTCACACGCCAGCGCTTCGCGTCCCGCAGGGATTTTTCTACGGCTACTTGATGGTTCCTGTCGCCTCATTGGCTCAGATCTGCACCGCGCCGGGACAAACCTTTGCGATTTCTGCATTTATTCCAGCGATCCGCGACTCGTTGCAATTGAGCGAAATTTCGCTCACCTCCGCCTATATGATCGGCACCTTGCTGGCTGCGTTTCCGTTGATGTTGGTCGGCCCGATCGCCGACAGGATCGGCAACCGAGCGACGATCACCGGGATCGTGTTGCTGTTGGCCGGGGCTTGCTTCTTCGCTTCGTTTGTCAATTCCTTTGTGACCCTGCTGCTCGCCTTCTTGGCCCTCCGGTTTCTGGGCCAAGGTTCCTTGTCCTTGCTCAGCAGCAACACCACGTCGATGTGGTTCCGCACCAAGCTGGGCCGCGTTTCGGCGATCATGAGTATCGGCATGGCGGGCGCCTTCGCCGTCATTCCAGGCTGGTTGTTGGCCAGCATCGAGAGCTATGGCTGGCGAGAGACCTATCGCGGCTTGGGGCTGGTCGTGGCGGGGATCATGTTGCCGCTGCTGGCGATTGTCTATCGCAATCGCCCCGAGGACGTAGGCCAACATTTGGATGGCAACCGCCCCGACGAACCGCTTCCTCACGCCGAGGGCTCTCGCGCCACCGGATCCCAGCGGACCGTCGCGATCGAAGAGCGTTCGCTGTCGCTGCGCGATGCGATGCGGCAGCCGACGTTTTGGATCCTGATGACGATCATGTCCGCGTGGGCGATGATCGGCACCGGCCTCGTCTTTTATCTGTTTGCGATCGGCGAAGCTCGCGGGATCGATAAAGACGCCACCGCCGCGGTCTTCAAAACGTTTGCGTTGAGCATGTTGGCGATGCAATTCAGCGGCGGCTTCTTGGCTGATCGGTTTGCGTTACACCATTTGTTGTTCGCCGGAGTGGGACTGTTGAGCTTGGGGACGCTGACGTTGTTCTTCGCCCAAACATCGCCTCAATTGCATCTCTTCGGGCTGTTGTTTGGTGCCGGGCAAGGAATCACCGTAGCGGTCAACGCGACGGTCTGGGTACGTTATTACGGGCGTGCTCATCTGGGAAAGATTCGCGGGACGTCTTGGAGCGCGTCGGTCGCCGGCAGCGGCGCCGGACCGTTTCTGTTGGGCTGGGCCAAGGATCACTCGGGGCACTTCGAGCCCGCGATCATCGCCTTTTTATGTATTCTCATTCCGCTGGTGCTGTTGGCGTTGTGGGTCCGTCCTCCGGCGCGACCCGATGTTTTGGCACCCGCCGCCTCGTGA
- a CDS encoding succinylglutamate desuccinylase/aspartoacylase family protein, translated as MSNELQKLDIGRWGDQVIGLGEDADVHLTISESYSSSMIQVPIHVRRAKAEGPVVFVTAAIHGDELNGTGAIRELIQEELELTRGSLILVPVLNLLAFDRHTRYTPDRRDLNRSFPGSASGNMASRMARTLFDQIVGRADFGIDLHTAAIRRTNYPNVRGDLSNPAVRRIATAFGSEIVLNGQGPGGALRREACQVGCPTIIMEGGEIWKVEPDVVANAARGVRNVLRDLEMLGGPPEQAPYQVIVETSKWVRAEKGGFLQFHVQPGEVIVKGQPVATNTNLLGRERCILEAPFDAVVIGMTTLPAGSPGEPVCHLGMLPEGFDPETLHQLRGGTQREAT; from the coding sequence TTGAGCAACGAGTTACAAAAGCTGGACATCGGTCGTTGGGGTGATCAGGTCATCGGTCTGGGGGAAGATGCCGACGTGCATCTGACGATCAGCGAGAGCTACAGCAGTAGCATGATCCAGGTGCCGATCCATGTTCGCCGCGCCAAAGCGGAAGGCCCCGTGGTTTTTGTCACCGCCGCGATCCATGGCGATGAACTCAACGGCACCGGTGCGATCCGCGAACTGATCCAAGAGGAATTGGAACTGACGCGCGGGTCGTTGATCCTGGTGCCGGTGCTGAACCTGCTGGCTTTCGACCGGCACACCCGCTACACCCCCGATCGCCGCGATCTGAACCGCTCGTTTCCCGGATCGGCTAGCGGCAACATGGCCAGCCGAATGGCGCGGACACTGTTCGATCAGATCGTTGGCCGCGCCGACTTTGGCATCGACCTGCACACCGCCGCGATCCGCCGCACCAATTATCCGAACGTCCGCGGCGATCTATCCAACCCGGCCGTGCGGCGGATCGCCACCGCGTTTGGATCGGAGATCGTGCTCAATGGCCAGGGACCCGGCGGCGCCTTGCGCCGCGAAGCGTGCCAGGTCGGTTGTCCGACGATCATTATGGAAGGGGGCGAGATCTGGAAAGTCGAACCCGATGTCGTCGCCAACGCGGCGCGTGGTGTTCGCAACGTTTTGCGCGATCTGGAAATGTTGGGCGGTCCGCCCGAACAGGCTCCCTACCAAGTGATCGTCGAGACTTCGAAATGGGTGCGAGCCGAGAAGGGTGGCTTTTTGCAGTTTCACGTTCAGCCGGGAGAGGTCATCGTCAAAGGTCAGCCCGTGGCGACTAACACCAACCTGCTGGGCCGCGAACGCTGCATCCTGGAAGCTCCGTTCGACGCCGTCGTGATCGGGATGACAACGCTGCCCGCGGGCAGCCCCGGCGAACCGGTCTGCCATCTGGGAATGTTGCCCGAGGGCTTCGATCCCGAGACGCTGCATCAGCTGAGAGGCGGGACGCAACGCGAGGCGACTTAA